In Mus musculus strain C57BL/6J chromosome 9, GRCm38.p6 C57BL/6J, one genomic interval encodes:
- the Rassf1 gene encoding ras association domain-containing protein 1 isoform 1 (isoform 1 is encoded by transcript variant 1), with product MSAEPELIELRELAPSGRIGPGRTRLERANALRIAPGTTRNPSQQHVPGRGHRFQPAGPTTHTWCDLCGDFIWGVVRKGLQCAHCKFTCHYRCRALVCLDCCGPRDLGWDSALERDTNVDEAVERETPDLSQAETEQKIKDYNGQINSNLFMSLNKDGSYTGFIKVQLKLVRPVSVPSSKKPPSLQDARRGTGRSTAVKRRTSFYLPKDAIKHLHVLSRTRAREVIEALLRKFMVVDDPRKFALFERTERHGQVYLRKLSDDEQPLKLRLLAGPSEKALSFVLKENDSGEVNWDAFSMPELHNFLRILQREEEEHLRQILQKYSRCRQKIQEALHACPLG from the exons ATGTCGGCGGAGCCAGAACTCATTGAACTACGCGAGCTGGCACCGTCCGGGCGCATCGGTCCAGGCCGTACCCGGCTGGAGCGTGCCAACGCTCTGCGCATCGCCCCGGGTACAACACGCAATCCGTCACAGCAGCACGTCCCGGGTCGTGGCCACCGTTTCCAGCCTGCAGGGCCCACCACGCACACGTGGTGCGACCTCTGTGGAGACTTCATCTGGGGCGTCGTGCGCAAGGGCCTACAGTGCGCGC ACTGCAAGTTCACCTGCCATTACCGTTGTCGCGCGCTCGTCTGCTTGGACTGCTGCGGGCCCCGAGACCTGGGCTGGGACTCTGCACTAGAGCGGGATACGAACGTG GATGAGGCTGTAGAGCGGGAGACACCCGATCTTTCTCAAGCTGAGACTGAGCAGAAAATCAAGGACTACAATGGCCAGATCAACAGCAACCTCTTCATGAGCCTG aataAGGATGGCTCCTACACAGGCTTCATCAAGGTTCAGCTGAAACTAGTGCGTCCTGTTTCAGTGCCTTCCAGCAAGAAACCACCTTCCTTACAGGACGCCCGGAGAGGTACGGGGCGGAGCACAGCCGTGAAGCGCCGCACCTCTTTTTACTTGCCTAAGGATGCTATTAAGCATCTGCATGTTCTATCACGAACACGGGCACGTGAGGTCATTGAGGCCCTGCTTCGAAAATTCATGGTCGTAGATGATCCTCGCAAGTTTGCACTCTTTGAGCGAACTGAACGGCATGGCCAAG TATACCTCCGGAAGCTGTCGGATGACGAGCAGCCCTTGAAGCTGCGGCTTCTTGCAGGGCCCAGTGAAAAAGCCCTGAGCTTTGTCCTGAAGGAAAATGACTCGGGAGAGGTGAAC TGGGATGCCTTCAGCATGCCTGAACTGCACAATTTCCTACGAATCCTGCAGCGGGAAGAAGAGGAACACCTTCGCCAGATCCTGCAGAAGTATTCTCGTTGTCGCCAGAAGATCCAGGAGGCTCTGCACGCCTGTCCTTTGGGGTGA
- the Rassf1 gene encoding ras association domain-containing protein 1 isoform 2 (isoform 2 is encoded by transcript variant 2) translates to MGEAETPSFEMTWSSTTSSGYCSQEDSDSELEQYFTARTSLVRRPRRDQDEAVERETPDLSQAETEQKIKDYNGQINSNLFMSLNKDGSYTGFIKVQLKLVRPVSVPSSKKPPSLQDARRGTGRSTAVKRRTSFYLPKDAIKHLHVLSRTRAREVIEALLRKFMVVDDPRKFALFERTERHGQVYLRKLSDDEQPLKLRLLAGPSEKALSFVLKENDSGEVNWDAFSMPELHNFLRILQREEEEHLRQILQKYSRCRQKIQEALHACPLG, encoded by the exons ATGGGCGAGGCTGAAACACCTTCCTTCGAAATGACCTGGAGCAGCACAACCAGCAGTGGCTACTGCAGCCAGGAGGACTCGGACTCGGAGCTCGAGCAGTACTTCACGGCGCGTACCTCGCTGGTCCGCAGGCCGCGTCGGGACCAG GATGAGGCTGTAGAGCGGGAGACACCCGATCTTTCTCAAGCTGAGACTGAGCAGAAAATCAAGGACTACAATGGCCAGATCAACAGCAACCTCTTCATGAGCCTG aataAGGATGGCTCCTACACAGGCTTCATCAAGGTTCAGCTGAAACTAGTGCGTCCTGTTTCAGTGCCTTCCAGCAAGAAACCACCTTCCTTACAGGACGCCCGGAGAGGTACGGGGCGGAGCACAGCCGTGAAGCGCCGCACCTCTTTTTACTTGCCTAAGGATGCTATTAAGCATCTGCATGTTCTATCACGAACACGGGCACGTGAGGTCATTGAGGCCCTGCTTCGAAAATTCATGGTCGTAGATGATCCTCGCAAGTTTGCACTCTTTGAGCGAACTGAACGGCATGGCCAAG TATACCTCCGGAAGCTGTCGGATGACGAGCAGCCCTTGAAGCTGCGGCTTCTTGCAGGGCCCAGTGAAAAAGCCCTGAGCTTTGTCCTGAAGGAAAATGACTCGGGAGAGGTGAAC TGGGATGCCTTCAGCATGCCTGAACTGCACAATTTCCTACGAATCCTGCAGCGGGAAGAAGAGGAACACCTTCGCCAGATCCTGCAGAAGTATTCTCGTTGTCGCCAGAAGATCCAGGAGGCTCTGCACGCCTGTCCTTTGGGGTGA
- the Rassf1 gene encoding ras association domain-containing protein 1 isoform X1: protein MSLNKDGSYTGFIKVQLKLVRPVSVPSSKKPPSLQDARRGTGRSTAVKRRTSFYLPKDAIKHLHVLSRTRAREVIEALLRKFMVVDDPRKFALFERTERHGQVYLRKLSDDEQPLKLRLLAGPSEKALSFVLKENDSGEVNWDAFSMPELHNFLRILQREEEEHLRQILQKYSRCRQKIQEALHACPLG from the exons ATGAGCCTG aataAGGATGGCTCCTACACAGGCTTCATCAAGGTTCAGCTGAAACTAGTGCGTCCTGTTTCAGTGCCTTCCAGCAAGAAACCACCTTCCTTACAGGACGCCCGGAGAGGTACGGGGCGGAGCACAGCCGTGAAGCGCCGCACCTCTTTTTACTTGCCTAAGGATGCTATTAAGCATCTGCATGTTCTATCACGAACACGGGCACGTGAGGTCATTGAGGCCCTGCTTCGAAAATTCATGGTCGTAGATGATCCTCGCAAGTTTGCACTCTTTGAGCGAACTGAACGGCATGGCCAAG TATACCTCCGGAAGCTGTCGGATGACGAGCAGCCCTTGAAGCTGCGGCTTCTTGCAGGGCCCAGTGAAAAAGCCCTGAGCTTTGTCCTGAAGGAAAATGACTCGGGAGAGGTGAAC TGGGATGCCTTCAGCATGCCTGAACTGCACAATTTCCTACGAATCCTGCAGCGGGAAGAAGAGGAACACCTTCGCCAGATCCTGCAGAAGTATTCTCGTTGTCGCCAGAAGATCCAGGAGGCTCTGCACGCCTGTCCTTTGGGGTGA
- the Tusc2 gene encoding tumor suppressor candidate 2, translating to MGASGSKARGLWPFASTPGGGGPEAAGSEQSLVRSRARAVPPFVFTRRGSMFYDEDGDLAHEFYEETIVTKNGQKRAKLRRVHKNLIPQGIVKLDPPRIHVDFPVILYEV from the exons ATGGGCGCCAGCGGCTCCAAAGCTCGGGGCCTCTGGCCCTTTGCCTCCACTCCGGGGGGCGGCGGCCCAGAGGCGGCAGGCTCCGAGCAGTCTCTGGTGCGGTCTCGAGCCCGAGCAGTGCCTCCCTTCGTATTCACGCGCCGCGG cTCCATGTTCTACGATGAAGATGGAGATCTGGCTCACGAATTCTATGAGGAGACAATCGTCACCAAGAATGGGCAGAAGCGAGCCAAGCTGAGGCGGGTACATAAGAATCTGATTCCTCAG GGCATCGTGAAGCTGGATCCTCCCCGAATCCACGTGGATTTCCCCGTGATCCTCTATGAAGTATGA
- the Hyal2 gene encoding hyaluronidase-2 isoform X1, whose protein sequence is MRAGLGPIITLALVLEVAWAGELKPTAPPIFTGRPFVVAWNVPTQECAPRHKVPLDLRAFDVKATPNEGFFNQNITTFYYDRLGLYPRFDAAGTSVHGGVPQNGSLCAHLPMLKESVERYIQTQEPGGLAVIDWEEWRPVWVRNWQEKDVYRQSSRQLVASRHPDWPSDRVMKQAQYEFEFAARQFMLNTLRYVKAVRPQHLWGFYLFPDCYNHDYVQNWESYTGRCPDVEVARNDQLAWLWAESTALFPSVYLDETLASSVHSRNFVSFRVREALRVAHTHHANHALPVYVFTRPTYTRGLTGLSQVDLISTIGESAALGSAGVIFWGDSEDASSMETCQYLKNYLTQLLVPYIVNVSWATQYCSWTQCHGHGRCVRRNPSANTFLHLNASSFRLVPGHTPSEPQLRPEGQLSEADLNYLQKHFRCQCYLGWGGEQCQRNYKGAAGNASRAWAGSHLTSLLGLVAVALTWTL, encoded by the exons ATGCGGGCAGGACTAGGTCCCATCATCACACTGGCCCTAGTGCTGGAGGTAGCATGGGCCGGGGAGCTTAAGCCCACAGCGCCGCCCATCTTCACTGGCCGACCCTTTGTGGTAGCATGGAACGTGCCCACACAAGAATGTGCCCCACGCCACAAAGTGCCACTGGACCTTAGGGCCTTCGATGTGAAGGCTACACCGAATGAGGGTTTTTTCAACCAGAATATCACCACCTTCTACTACGACCGTCTAGGCCTGTATCCACGTTTTGATGCAGCCGGGACATCTGTGCATGGCGGTGTGCCTCAGAACGGCAGCCTCTGTGCACACCTGCCCATGCTGAAGGAATCTGTGGAACGCTACATCCAGACCCAGGAGCCTGGGGGGCTGGCAGTCATTGACTGGGAGGAATGGCGGCCTGTATGGGTTCGAAACTGGCAGGAGAAAGATGTTTACCGACAGTCTTCACGCCAGCTGGTGGCCAGTCGGCACCCTGACTGGCCATCAGACAGAGTAATGAAGCAGGCCCAGTACGAGTTTGAGTTCGCCGCTCGGCAGTTCATGTTGAACACTCTCCGTTACGTCAAGGCAGTCAGACCCCAGCACCTGTGGGGCTTCTACCTCTTTCCTGACTGCTACAATCACGATTATGTACAGAACTGGGAGAGCTACACGGGCCGCTGTCCCGATGTGGAGGTGGCACGGAACGACCAGCTGGCCTGGCTCTGGGCTGAGAGCAcggctctctttccctctgtgtaCCTGGACGAGACACTGGCGTCCTCCGTACACAGCCGCAACTTTGTCAGTTTCCGTGTTCGGGAGGCCCTTCGAGTGGCTCACACCCACCATGCCAACCACGCCCTCCCCGTGTACGTCTTCACGCGTCCCACATACACCCGAGGACTCACGGGACTGAGCCAG GTGGACCTTATCTCTACCATCGGTGAGAGTGCCGCCCTGGGCTCAGCTGGCGTCATCTTCTGGGGCGACTCGGAAGACGCTTCAAGTATG GAGACCTGCCAATACCTCAAGAATTACCTAACTCAGCTGCTGGTTCCCTACATAGTCAACGTGTCCTGGGCCACCCAGTATTGCAGTTGGACCCAGTGCCATGGCCATGGGCGATGTGTGCGCCGCAACCCCAGCGCCAATACCTTCCTGCACCTCAATGCCAGCAGCTTCCGCCTAGTGCCTGGCCATACCCCCAGTGAACCCCAGCTTCGACCCGAGGGGCAGCTCAGCGAAGCCGACCTCAACTACCTGCAGAAGCACTTTCGCTGCCAGTGCTATCTGGGCTGGGGTGGCGAGCAGTGCCAACGGAACTATAAGGGGGCAGCTGGAAATGCCAGCAGAGCCTGGGCTGGATCCCACCTCACCAGCCtgctgggtttggtagctgtgGCTCTCACCTGGACCTTATGA
- the Hyal1 gene encoding hyaluronidase-1 isoform 1 precursor (isoform 1 precursor is encoded by transcript variant 1), with product MKPFSPEVSPGSSPATAGHLLRISTLFLTLLELAQVCRGSVVSNRPFITVWNGDTHWCLTEYGVDVDVSVFDVVANKEQSFQGSNMTIFYREELGTYPYYTPTGEPVFGGLPQNASLVTHLAHTFQDIKAAMPEPDFSGLAVIDWEAWRPRWAFNWDSKDIYRQRSMELVQAEHPDWPETLVEAAAKNQFQEAAEAWMAGTLQLGQVLRPRGLWGYYGFPDCYNNDFLSLNYTGQCPVFVRDQNDQLGWLWNQSYALYPSIYLPAALMGTEKSQMYVRHRVQEALRVAIVSRDPHVPVMPYVQIFYEMTDYLLPLEELEHSLGESAAQGVAGAVLWLSSDKTSTKESCQAIKAYMDSTLGPFIVNVTSAALLCSEALCSGHGRCVRHPSYPEALLTLNPASFSIELTHDGRPPSLKGTLSLKDRAQMAMKFRCRCYRGWRGKWCDKRGM from the exons ATGAAGCCCTTCAGTCCTGAG GTTTCCCCAGGCTCATCCCCTGCCACCGCAGGCCACCTGCTTCGCATCTCTACTCTCTTCCTGACTTTGCTCGAGTTGGCCCAAGTCTGCAGAGGTTCCGTGGTATCCAACCGGCCATTCATCACTGTTTGGAATGGAGACACTCATTGGTGCCTGACGGAGTATGGAGTGGATGTGGATGTCAGTGTCTTCGATGTGGTTGCCAACAAGGAGCAGAGTTTCCAAGGCTCTAACATGACAATTTTCTACAGAGAGGAATTGGGCACCTACCCCTACTATACACCCACAGGGGAACCCGTATTTGGTGGTCTGCCCCAGAATGCCAGCCTGGTTACCCACCTTGCTCACACATTCCAGGACATCAAGGCTGCCATGCCTGAACCTGACTTCTCAGGACTGGCAGTCATTGATTGGGAGGCTTGGCGCCCACGGTGGGCCTTCAACTGGGACAGCAAGGACATTTATCGGCAGCGCTCAATGGAACTGGTCCAGGCAGAGCACCCTGATTGGCCAGAAACTTTAGTGGAGGCAGCAGCCAAAAACCAGttccaggaagctgcagaggCCTGGATGGCAGGCACCCTCCAACTGGGGCAGGTACTGCGTCCCCGTGGCCTCTGGGGCTACTATGGCTTCCCTGACTGCTACAACAACGACTTTCTAAGTCTCAACTACACAGGCCAGTGCCCAGTATTCGTCCGTGATCAGAACGACCAGCTAGGGTGGTTGTGGAACCAGAGCTATGCCCTTTACCCCAGTATTTATTTGCCTGCAGCACTGATGGGCACAGAGAAGTCACAGATGTACGTTCGACACCGTGTGCAAGAGGCGCTCCGTGTGGCTATAGTTTCCAGAGACCCCCATGTGCCCGTAATGCCCTACGTCCAGATCTTCTATGAAATGACAGATTATCTTCTGCCCCTG GAGGAACTGGAGCACAGCCTGGGGGAGAGtgcagcccagggagtggcaggagCAGTGCTCTGGCTAAGCTCAGACAAAACAAGTACCAAG GAATCATGCCAGGCCATTAAAGCATACATGGATTCCACACTTGGGCCCTTCATCGTGAACGTGACCAGTGCAGCTCTTTTGTGCAGCGAAGCTCTGTGTTCCGGCCATGGTCGCTGTGTCCGCCATCCAAGTTATCCTGAGGCTCTCCTCACCCTCAACCCTGCCAGTTTCTCCATTGAGCTAACACATGATGGCAGGCCCCCGAGCCTCAAGGGTACCCTCTCACTTAAGGACCGGGCGCAGATGGCTATGAAATTCAGGTGCCGATGCTACCGTGGATGGAGAGGCAAGTGGTGTGACAAGCGGGGTATGTGA
- the Hyal1 gene encoding hyaluronidase-1 isoform 2 precursor (isoform 2 precursor is encoded by transcript variant 2), whose protein sequence is MKPFSPEVSPGSSPATAGHLLRISTLFLTLLELAQVCRGSVVSNRPFITVWNGDTHWCLTEYGVDVDVSVFDVVANKEQSFQGSNMTIFYREELGTYPYYTPTGEPVFGGLPQNASLVTHLAHTFQDIKAAMPEPDFSGLAVIDWEAWRPRWAFNWDSKDIYRQRSMELVQAEHPDWPETLVEAAAKNQFQEAAEAWMAGTLQLGQVLRPRGLWGYYGFPDCYNNDFLSLNYTGQCPVFVRDQNDQLGWLWNQSYALYPSIYLPAALMGTEKSQMYVRHRVQEALRVAIVSRDPHVPVMPYVQIFYEMTDYLLPLEELEHSLGESAAQGVAGAVLWLSSDKTSTKESCQAIKAYMDSTLGPFIVNVTSAALLCSEALCSGHGRCVRHPSYPEALLTLNPASFSIELTHDGRPPSLKGTLSLKDRAQMAMKFRCRCYRGWRGGSST, encoded by the exons ATGAAGCCCTTCAGTCCTGAG GTTTCCCCAGGCTCATCCCCTGCCACCGCAGGCCACCTGCTTCGCATCTCTACTCTCTTCCTGACTTTGCTCGAGTTGGCCCAAGTCTGCAGAGGTTCCGTGGTATCCAACCGGCCATTCATCACTGTTTGGAATGGAGACACTCATTGGTGCCTGACGGAGTATGGAGTGGATGTGGATGTCAGTGTCTTCGATGTGGTTGCCAACAAGGAGCAGAGTTTCCAAGGCTCTAACATGACAATTTTCTACAGAGAGGAATTGGGCACCTACCCCTACTATACACCCACAGGGGAACCCGTATTTGGTGGTCTGCCCCAGAATGCCAGCCTGGTTACCCACCTTGCTCACACATTCCAGGACATCAAGGCTGCCATGCCTGAACCTGACTTCTCAGGACTGGCAGTCATTGATTGGGAGGCTTGGCGCCCACGGTGGGCCTTCAACTGGGACAGCAAGGACATTTATCGGCAGCGCTCAATGGAACTGGTCCAGGCAGAGCACCCTGATTGGCCAGAAACTTTAGTGGAGGCAGCAGCCAAAAACCAGttccaggaagctgcagaggCCTGGATGGCAGGCACCCTCCAACTGGGGCAGGTACTGCGTCCCCGTGGCCTCTGGGGCTACTATGGCTTCCCTGACTGCTACAACAACGACTTTCTAAGTCTCAACTACACAGGCCAGTGCCCAGTATTCGTCCGTGATCAGAACGACCAGCTAGGGTGGTTGTGGAACCAGAGCTATGCCCTTTACCCCAGTATTTATTTGCCTGCAGCACTGATGGGCACAGAGAAGTCACAGATGTACGTTCGACACCGTGTGCAAGAGGCGCTCCGTGTGGCTATAGTTTCCAGAGACCCCCATGTGCCCGTAATGCCCTACGTCCAGATCTTCTATGAAATGACAGATTATCTTCTGCCCCTG GAGGAACTGGAGCACAGCCTGGGGGAGAGtgcagcccagggagtggcaggagCAGTGCTCTGGCTAAGCTCAGACAAAACAAGTACCAAG GAATCATGCCAGGCCATTAAAGCATACATGGATTCCACACTTGGGCCCTTCATCGTGAACGTGACCAGTGCAGCTCTTTTGTGCAGCGAAGCTCTGTGTTCCGGCCATGGTCGCTGTGTCCGCCATCCAAGTTATCCTGAGGCTCTCCTCACCCTCAACCCTGCCAGTTTCTCCATTGAGCTAACACATGATGGCAGGCCCCCGAGCCTCAAGGGTACCCTCTCACTTAAGGACCGGGCGCAGATGGCTATGAAATTCAGGTGCCGATGCTACCGTGGATGGAGAG GAGGAAGTTCCACCTGA
- the Naa80 gene encoding N-alpha-acetyltransferase 80 yields MELILSTSPAKLTLDPARQPELTLRFNLSKLTLDPARQPELSLSPRLAELTLDPTCHPEMSLSPGPAELTLDPQHQAKELPVPKLPELILEPVHCRPELMSACADLINDQWPRSRASRLHSLGQSSDAFPLCLMLLSPQPTPGAAPVVVGHARLSRVLDQPHSLLVETVVVARPLRGRGFGRRLMEGLEAFARARGFRRLHLTTHDQLYFYAHLGYQLGEPVQGLAFTNRRLSTTVLRAFSKPPCPQPPCKEPILAAQAVPRSSKGPPLPPPPPLPQSLTASPPPSPEPLPQSPLETCYRDLKGCPIFWMEKDI; encoded by the coding sequence ATGGAGCTGATCCTGAGTACCAGCCCAGCAAAGCTGACTCTAGATCCTGCACGCCAGCCAGAGttgaccctgagattcaacctgtCCAAGCTAACCCTGGATCCTGCACGCCAGCCAGAGCTGTCGCTGAGTCCTAGGCTAGCTGAGCTGACCCTGGATCCCACATGCCACCCAGAGATGAGCCTCAGTCCTGGCCCAGCTGAGCTTACCCTGGATCCTCAACACCAGGCAAAGGAGCTCCCAGTTCCCAAGCTGCCTGAATTAATCCTGGAGCCTGTACACTGCCGACCCGAGCTCATGAGTGCCTGTGCTGATCTCATCAATGACCAGTGGCCCCGCAGTCGTGCCTCCCgtctccactccctgggccagtCCTCAGATGCCTTCCCCCTCTGCCTGATGCTGCTGAGCCCCCAACCCACACCTGGAGCAGCCCCTGTTGTGGTGGGCCATGCCCGCTTATCACGGGTACTAGACCAACCCCACAGCCTCTTAGTAGAGACAGTGGTGGTAGCCCGGCCTCTGAGGGGCCGTGGCTTTGGTCGCCGCCTCATGGAAGGCTTGGAGGCCTTTGCCAGAGCCCGGGGTTTCCGACGGCTACACCTCACCACTCATGACCAGCTGTACTTCTATGCCCATCTGGGCTACCAACTGGGTGAGCCTGTGCAGGGTTTGGCCTTCACCAACCGTCGACTGTCCACCACTGTCCTACGTGCCTTCTCTAAGCCACCCTGCCCCCAGCCACCCTGCAAGGAGCCTATCCTAGCTGCCCAAGCTGTCCCAAGGAGCTCCAAGGGACCCCCATTGCCACCACCTCCTCCCCTACCCCAGTCTCTGACCGCCTCACCGCCTCCTTCACCCGAGCCCCTTCCTCAAAGCCCACTAGAGACATGCTATCGAGATCTGAAGGGGTGCCCTATATTCTGGATGGAAAAAGACATCTGA
- the Hyal3 gene encoding hyaluronidase-3 precursor, which translates to MIMHLGLMMVVGLTLCLMHGQALLQVPEHPFSVVWNVPSARCKAHFGVHLPLDALGIVANHGQHFHGQNISIFYKNQFGLYPYFGPRGTAHNGGIPQAVSLDHHLARAAHQILHSLGSSFAGLAVLDWEEWYPLWAGNWGPHRQVYLAASWVWTQQMFPGLDPQEQLHKAHTSFEQAARALMEYTLQLGRTLRPSGLWGFYRYPACGNGWHKMASNYTGHCHAAITTRNTQLRWLWAASSALFPSIYLPPRLPLAYRQAFVRHRLEEAFRVALLEHSHPLPVLAYSRLTHRSSGRFLSLDDLMQTIGVSAALGTAGVVLWGDLSFSSSEEKCWRLHDYLVGTLGPYVINVTKAAMACSHQRCHGHGRCARKDPGQMEAFLHLQPDDSLGAWNSFRCHCYSGWAGPTCLEPKP; encoded by the exons ATGATCATGCACCTAGGCCTAATGATGGTGGTGGGGTTAACCCTGTGCCTGATGCATGGCCAAGCTTTGCTGCAGGTTCCTGAACATCCTTTTTCTGTGGTATGGAATGTACCCTCAGCAAGATGTAAGGCCCATTTTGGTGTGCATCTGCCTCTCGATGCCCTCGGCATTGTAGCCAACCACGGCCAACATTTTCACGGCCAAAACATCTCCATCTTCTACAAGAACCAGTTTGGTCTTTATCCTTACTTTGGACCTAGAGGTACAGCCCACAATGGGGGAATCcctcaggctgtgtccttagACCACCACTTGGCACGAGCTGCCCACCAGATCCTACACAGCCTAGGATCTAGCTTTGCTGGCTTGGCAGTGCTGGACTGGGAAGAATGGTACCCACTCTGGGCTGGGAACTGGGGCCCCCATCGACAAGTCTACCTGGCAGCCTCCTGGGTTTGGACACAGCAGATGTTCCCTGGCTTGGATCCTCAGGAACAGCTCCACAAAGCCCATACTAGCTTTGAGCAGGCTGCCCGTGCACTCATGGAATACACTCTGCAGCTGGGCCGGACACTTCGCCCGAGTGGCCTCTGGGGCTTTTACAGATATCCAGCCTGTGGCAATGGCTGGCATAAGATGGCTTCCAACTACACAGGCCACTGCCATGCAGCCATCACCACCCGAAACACCCAACTGCGTTGGCTCTGGGCTGCCTCCAGTGCTCTCTTCCCTAGCATCTACCTCCCACCCAGACTGCCACTTGCCTACCGTCAGGCCTTTGTCCGACACCGCCTGGAGGAAGCCTTCCGTGTAGCCCTTTTGGAGCATTCACACCCTCTACCTGTTCTGGCTTATTCTCGCCTCACACACCGGAGCTCTGGGAGATTCCTGTCTCTG GACGACCTGATGCAGACTATTGGAGTGAGTGCCGCACTGGGAACAGCTGGAGTGGTACTCTGGGGGGACCTGAGCTTCTCTAGCTCTGAG gaaAAGTGCTGGCGTCTCCATGACTACTTAGTGGGCACTTTAGGCCCCTATGTGATCAATGTGACCAAGGCTGCCATGGCTTGCAGTCACCAGCGATGTCATGGCCATGGTCGATGTGCCCGGAAAGACCCAGGACAAATGGAAGCCTTTCTACATCTGCAGCCAGATGACAGTCTTGGAGCTTGGAATTCCTTCAGATGCCATTGTTATTCGGGTTGGGCTGGCCCTACCTGCCTGGAGCCTAAACCCTGA